The following coding sequences are from one Thermoplasmata archaeon window:
- a CDS encoding 50S ribosomal protein L40e produces MPFPEAVERLLNKKICMSCSARNPPKAVQCRKCGYKGLRVKSRERSGKTQ; encoded by the coding sequence ATGCCGTTCCCCGAGGCGGTCGAGCGACTGCTCAACAAGAAGATCTGCATGAGCTGCTCGGCACGGAACCCTCCGAAGGCCGTCCAGTGCCGCAAGTGCGGCTACAAGGGCCTGCGCGTCAAGTCCCGCGAGCGTTCGGGGAAGACCCAGTAA
- a CDS encoding CPBP family intramembrane glutamic endopeptidase — MDRAELATSALSVSPPGGVSREVARYAVAVAITVVAIASQYFVPQLVPALQAIYDNLPGDLSVVYGIPIVAFLVLVGTGPLRHATDRIHSAVWEGFRWYGSMAAVALVVTAILTIAYTILDPSALALLDRPNPALELAQGNPWFFVGFSFVIGAFEETIFRGWIFGFWLGRTRGWIGPAIWTSLLFAAVHLYYGTTYGAAAPLIFPTLFLTGFAFAAAMRHSGGNIVVIALLHGATDAAAYLTLVSTTDGLVLHYGLVLIGLAIALATYLSMTYRVFDPPAGWWPSDSTSHSELPYGVGGEPPSWSSGRLSGPLDRREGPCRVLRTPSVSILNRSRLPPEEWRHPTMRTCARS; from the coding sequence GTGGATCGGGCGGAACTCGCGACGTCCGCGCTATCGGTCTCCCCCCCGGGCGGCGTGTCACGGGAGGTCGCTCGCTACGCCGTGGCGGTCGCGATCACCGTCGTTGCCATCGCGAGCCAGTATTTCGTCCCGCAGCTAGTTCCTGCCTTGCAAGCGATCTACGACAACCTGCCGGGCGACCTCTCCGTAGTCTATGGGATTCCGATCGTCGCCTTCCTGGTCCTGGTGGGCACGGGACCCCTGCGCCATGCGACCGACCGGATCCATTCGGCGGTCTGGGAGGGATTCCGCTGGTACGGGTCGATGGCCGCCGTGGCGCTGGTGGTGACCGCGATCCTCACGATCGCCTACACGATACTGGACCCATCCGCGCTCGCGTTGCTCGACCGTCCGAACCCCGCGCTCGAGCTCGCCCAGGGCAACCCCTGGTTCTTCGTCGGGTTCTCCTTCGTCATCGGGGCGTTCGAGGAGACGATCTTTCGTGGGTGGATATTTGGCTTCTGGCTCGGCCGGACGCGTGGATGGATCGGGCCCGCGATCTGGACGAGCCTACTATTCGCCGCCGTCCACCTCTACTACGGGACCACCTACGGAGCCGCAGCCCCGCTGATCTTCCCAACGCTCTTCCTGACGGGCTTCGCGTTCGCCGCGGCGATGCGCCATTCCGGTGGAAACATCGTCGTGATCGCCCTCCTACACGGGGCGACCGACGCCGCAGCGTACCTTACGCTCGTGTCGACAACCGATGGCTTGGTGCTCCATTACGGACTGGTACTGATCGGGCTCGCGATCGCTCTCGCGACGTATCTGAGCATGACCTACCGGGTCTTCGATCCGCCGGCCGGCTGGTGGCCCTCCGACTCGACCTCGCACTCAGAACTGCCGTACGGAGTGGGAGGGGAGCCGCCGTCCTGGAGCTCGGGGCGCTTGTCGGGGCCGCTCGACCGGCGGGAAGGGCCGTGTCGGGTCCTTCGGACCCCCTCCGTTAGCATCTTGAACCGCTCCCGCCTCCCGCCGGAGGAATGGCGGCATCCGACGATGCGCACATGCGCGAGATCCTAA
- the ileS gene encoding isoleucine--tRNA ligase, translating to MPAEDEGGSGSPSPTAIQTRVSEYWKRAGVIERALADRPGAPTFRFTEGPPSANGRPHIGHILPRATKDLQLRYRRMRGYRIISEMAGWDCHGLPVEIEVEKRHGLKSRKEIEAFGVARFCDECRATTLSVAAIWEEMSERLGYWLDYTHPYTTMQPSYIESVWWSLKVLFDRGLLEKGHYVLPYCPRCETTLSSHEVAQGYKEATDPSITVRFPLLGEIGPPRSLLVWTTTPWTLVSNLLVTARADLTYVVVRLSDGTEGILAEAALPRYFPAGADIVTRLTGRELAGREYRPPFPFVPPGPGRFRVVLDDMVATDEGTGLVHCSPNFGPEDQRIGAREGVGGFDPLDGRGVFTSLVPLVQGKWFKTADPILIQDLADRGLLERNESVRHTYPFCWRCETPLLYRAIDSWFVRTSRFSEALVRHNSGVAWIPAHLRAGRFGNFLTEAKDWALSRSRYWGTPLPIWMCSNGHPTCIGSFAELEERSGEGLPPEFDPHRVTVDRIAFACPACGEKSVREPYTIDVWYDSGAAPFAQFHYPFEPGPFEPAAPLDYVSEAIDQTRGWFYTLLVLSVGLFDRPAYRAALVTGHGLDTTGKKMSKSKGNVLEPLALLERFGGDMVRWSVLVVDFTEGMRIAEDTIRQAGARTLGTLTNVVAFYRQNSEADGLATVWERPRPENALDRWLLSRLEATRKITTDALESFDPRPAAQAIRSFVDDLSTWYLRRSRPRFWAEANDPARREAHATLSYTLSVTARLLAPFAPFTAEWIHQELSDAPFTESSSSVHLGAWPEGAGKRDEHLERGMQRIRELVEIGRELRQRAQVKSRIPLAELVFFSRGPADTEPWRRERDEILAAELNVRRVTFAPQADPKDYPEADWVLRREEGATQAALSRRPTPELLEEGLVREVLRRLQQTRKEMQLKFTELVAIRIGATDYIHRALARHRETVARELLAEPLDLVDALLPDGPEVRSWEVEGSRFTARISRKERPSAGPPARSARPPQRPRPGTARRRSRPVATRRRAARLSRTSHPGTRKRPSPDRQRPAGATARSRPERVRSAHPARPRPKRAGPRGRKRRSAGAA from the coding sequence ATGCCCGCGGAAGACGAGGGAGGGAGCGGGAGCCCCTCTCCCACGGCGATCCAGACCCGGGTATCGGAGTACTGGAAGCGGGCGGGCGTGATCGAACGCGCGCTCGCCGACCGCCCGGGAGCCCCGACGTTCCGATTCACCGAGGGCCCTCCCTCTGCGAACGGGCGACCCCACATCGGGCACATCCTCCCCCGGGCCACCAAGGACCTTCAGCTCCGGTATCGCCGCATGCGCGGCTACCGGATCATCAGCGAGATGGCCGGCTGGGACTGCCACGGTCTTCCGGTCGAGATCGAGGTCGAGAAGCGTCACGGCCTGAAGTCCCGGAAGGAGATCGAGGCCTTCGGAGTGGCCCGGTTCTGCGACGAGTGCCGCGCGACCACGCTCTCGGTCGCGGCGATCTGGGAGGAGATGAGCGAGCGCCTCGGCTACTGGCTCGATTATACCCATCCTTACACCACGATGCAACCCTCGTACATCGAGAGCGTCTGGTGGTCGCTCAAGGTTCTCTTCGATCGCGGTCTCCTCGAGAAGGGTCACTACGTGCTCCCGTACTGCCCGCGATGCGAGACGACGCTCTCCTCGCACGAGGTCGCCCAGGGCTACAAGGAGGCGACCGATCCGTCCATTACCGTCCGCTTCCCGCTGCTCGGAGAGATCGGTCCTCCGCGCTCCCTCCTCGTCTGGACGACAACCCCGTGGACGCTGGTCTCGAACCTTCTCGTCACCGCGCGTGCGGACCTTACCTACGTCGTCGTTCGCCTTAGCGATGGTACCGAAGGGATCCTCGCCGAAGCCGCGCTTCCCCGGTACTTTCCTGCGGGAGCCGATATCGTGACGCGACTGACCGGCCGCGAACTGGCCGGCCGGGAGTATCGCCCACCGTTCCCGTTCGTGCCACCGGGACCGGGGCGGTTTCGCGTGGTCCTGGACGACATGGTCGCGACCGATGAAGGAACGGGGCTCGTTCACTGCTCCCCGAACTTCGGGCCGGAGGATCAGCGGATCGGCGCCCGGGAGGGCGTCGGTGGGTTCGATCCACTGGATGGGCGCGGCGTCTTCACTTCCCTCGTCCCCCTCGTCCAGGGAAAGTGGTTCAAGACCGCCGATCCGATCCTGATCCAAGACCTCGCAGATCGTGGACTCCTCGAGAGAAACGAGTCGGTGCGCCACACCTACCCGTTCTGTTGGAGATGCGAAACTCCACTCCTGTACCGCGCGATCGATTCCTGGTTCGTCCGCACGTCGCGCTTCTCGGAGGCGCTCGTCCGGCACAATTCCGGAGTCGCCTGGATCCCCGCGCACCTGCGCGCGGGTCGCTTCGGCAACTTCCTGACCGAGGCGAAGGACTGGGCACTTTCCCGCAGCCGGTACTGGGGGACCCCGCTGCCGATCTGGATGTGCTCGAATGGCCACCCCACCTGCATCGGAAGCTTTGCCGAGCTCGAGGAACGCTCGGGAGAAGGGCTCCCACCGGAGTTCGACCCCCACCGAGTAACGGTCGACCGGATCGCCTTCGCCTGCCCCGCATGCGGCGAGAAGAGCGTGCGGGAACCGTACACGATCGACGTGTGGTACGATAGCGGAGCGGCACCGTTCGCTCAGTTCCACTATCCCTTCGAGCCGGGGCCGTTCGAGCCCGCGGCGCCCCTCGACTACGTCTCCGAGGCGATCGACCAGACCCGCGGCTGGTTCTACACGCTCCTGGTGCTGTCGGTCGGGCTGTTCGATCGCCCCGCCTACCGTGCGGCCCTCGTGACCGGTCACGGCCTCGACACCACCGGCAAGAAGATGTCGAAGTCCAAGGGCAACGTGCTCGAGCCGCTCGCGCTTCTCGAGCGGTTCGGCGGGGACATGGTCCGGTGGTCGGTTCTCGTTGTCGACTTCACCGAGGGGATGCGCATCGCGGAAGACACCATCCGACAGGCCGGGGCCCGGACGCTCGGGACGCTGACGAACGTCGTCGCGTTCTATCGGCAGAACTCCGAGGCGGACGGTCTTGCGACCGTATGGGAGCGGCCCCGACCGGAGAACGCGCTCGATCGGTGGCTGCTCTCCCGCCTGGAAGCAACGCGCAAGATTACGACCGACGCGCTCGAGTCGTTCGATCCCCGGCCCGCCGCCCAGGCGATCCGCTCGTTCGTGGATGATCTGTCGACCTGGTACCTCCGACGCTCTCGGCCCCGATTCTGGGCCGAGGCGAACGATCCGGCGCGTCGGGAGGCGCACGCGACCCTCTCCTACACGCTCTCCGTGACCGCTCGCCTGTTGGCCCCGTTCGCTCCGTTCACTGCCGAATGGATCCACCAGGAGCTTTCGGACGCGCCGTTCACGGAATCCTCGTCCTCGGTCCACCTCGGGGCGTGGCCCGAAGGGGCCGGCAAACGCGACGAACATCTCGAGCGAGGCATGCAGAGGATCCGCGAGCTGGTCGAGATCGGACGCGAGCTCCGCCAGCGGGCCCAGGTCAAGTCGCGGATACCGCTCGCCGAACTCGTCTTCTTCTCACGCGGTCCCGCGGACACCGAGCCGTGGAGGCGCGAGCGGGACGAGATCCTCGCCGCCGAGCTCAACGTTCGCCGCGTGACGTTCGCGCCCCAGGCGGATCCGAAGGACTACCCAGAAGCGGATTGGGTGCTTCGGCGAGAGGAGGGGGCCACCCAAGCGGCGCTCTCCCGACGGCCAACCCCGGAGCTGCTCGAGGAGGGGCTGGTCCGGGAGGTGCTCCGCCGGCTCCAGCAGACGCGCAAGGAGATGCAGCTGAAGTTCACCGAACTGGTGGCGATCCGCATCGGGGCGACCGACTATATCCACCGCGCCCTCGCGCGGCATCGAGAGACCGTGGCGCGGGAACTCCTCGCCGAACCTCTCGATCTCGTCGATGCGTTGCTCCCGGACGGACCCGAGGTACGGAGCTGGGAGGTCGAAGGATCCCGCTTTACGGCGCGGATCTCCCGGAAGGAGCGCCCCTCCGCGGGGCCACCGGCCCGTTCGGCTCGACCTCCGCAAAGACCTCGGCCCGGAACCGCTCGACGACGGTCGAGGCCTGTCGCCACGCGGCGAAGGGCAGCCCGGCTTTCTCGCACGTCGCATCCAGGAACTCGGAAGCGTCCCAGCCCTGATCGACAGCGACCTGCGGGAGCAACAGCCCGCTCGCGCCCCGAGCGCGTACGATCAGCCCATCCCGCCCGACCTCGACCGAAGCGAGCCGGCCCTCGGGGTCGGAAGCGGCGATCGGCTGGGGCGGCGTGA
- a CDS encoding CoA-binding protein: protein MAASDDAHMREILTKAHRIAIVGLSDKPERDSNEVARYLQSQGYWVIPVNPTVPEVLGEKSYASLTAVPMDIHLDIVDIFRKSEDVPPIVDEAIARKAPTIWMQSGVEHHEAAAKARTSGATVYENLCIMAQHRRLRIPAKGRGR, encoded by the coding sequence ATGGCGGCATCCGACGATGCGCACATGCGCGAGATCCTAACGAAAGCACACCGGATCGCGATCGTCGGACTCTCCGACAAACCCGAGCGAGACTCCAATGAGGTCGCCCGATACCTCCAGTCCCAAGGGTACTGGGTGATCCCCGTGAACCCGACCGTTCCCGAGGTGCTGGGAGAGAAGTCCTACGCCTCCCTGACCGCGGTACCGATGGACATCCATCTCGACATCGTCGACATCTTCCGAAAGAGCGAGGATGTGCCCCCGATCGTCGACGAGGCCATCGCCCGAAAGGCCCCGACGATCTGGATGCAGAGCGGCGTCGAGCATCACGAGGCGGCCGCAAAGGCCCGGACGAGCGGCGCGACCGTGTACGAGAACCTGTGCATCATGGCCCAGCACCGCCGCCTGCGCATTCCGGCCAAAGGACGCGGACGCTAG